GGATTCTGCCGAGGTCGGTCAGTTCCAGCGTCGGGTGGAAAGCCCCGCGCTCGCGGACCGCATCGCGGGTCTGGACCCTCAGCGGGCGGTCCGCGTCGAGGGTCTCGTTGTACTCCACGAGGTACTGGCCGGCCTCCAAGTGCCACCACTGGTAGTCGTCCTCATCGTTGCGCCACACCTTCTCGTGGGCGGCGCAGTTGGCGTGACGGAGTTCGTCGCCGCCGAAATCGACCCTTCCGGGGGTCTCGACGGTCAGCACTTCGCTCACGGTCAAATCGAGGCCGCGGTCGGTCACTTGGGTCTCCTCGTGGAGGAGGCCCGAGACGAGTGTCGTCAGTTCGCTTGGTCGCATGGATATATCGCCGGGTGCCACGACCAAAAACTTCGGGACGCGCGGGACGACGTTCAGACGAACCGCAGTCCGTCGTCACCACCGAGGACCCGGCGTATCGACCCCCAAATCGAGACCAGCGTGTAGTCGCCGGTGACGCCCTTGATAGCGCTCTCCCGGACGATTTCGAGGTCGAACCCGTCGCCCGACGCCGTAATCACGTGGTTGGCGCTCGTGGCCTCCGGGTCGGCGACCAGCATCGACTCGGTGTCGTCCAGTCCGAGGGAGGCCAGCGCCACCACCGCGTGGGAGTTGAAGTTTCGCGGGAATCGCTCGCAGAGGCCCCGGACGGGTCCCTCGTAGAGGACGGTTCGTCCCTCGATGTCGTCCGGAGATACCTCGTCGGTGTACCCGAAATCGAGGTGGTCGGGGGCCTTCGTCGCGGTGATG
This genomic window from Halorussus lipolyticus contains:
- a CDS encoding dCTP deaminase, giving the protein MRPSELTTLVSGLLHEETQVTDRGLDLTVSEVLTVETPGRVDFGGDELRHANCAAHEKVWRNDEDDYQWWHLEAGQYLVEYNETLDADRPLRVQTRDAVRERGAFHPTLELTDLGRIPLSVPPGGIRLKENARISTVLPPDEESE